One genomic region from Rosa rugosa chromosome 1, drRosRugo1.1, whole genome shotgun sequence encodes:
- the LOC133718386 gene encoding protein NDL1-like, giving the protein MAESIDAVSVDMEKIYLGGKEHFIRTGCGSVSVIVCGDQDKPALITYPDLALNHMSCFQGLFSCPEAASFLLHNFCIYHIGPPGHELGAASISPDDPVPSADDLADQILEVLNFFGLGAVMCMGVTAGAYILSLFATKYRKRVLGLILVSPLCRAPSWTEWFYNKVISNMLYFYGMCGLLKERLLQRYFSKEVRGSAEVPESDIVQACRKLLEERQSSNVWRFLKAINRRPDITEGLKSLRCRTLIFVGDSSPFHREALHMISKLDRRNSALVEVQACGSMVTEEQPHAMLIPMEYFFMGYGFYRPCHFRESPRSPLIPSCISPELLSPESMGLKLKPIKTRVSLRL; this is encoded by the coding sequence ATTCGAACTGGCTGTGGTTCTGTGTCCGTTATAGTCTGTGGGGACCAAGATAAGCCTGCACTTATCACGTATCCTGATTTAGCTCTAAATCATATGTCTTGTTTCCAAGGGTTATTCTCTTGTCCTGAAGCAGCTTCTTTCCTGCTCCACAACTTCTGCATATACCATATTGGTCCTCCTGGTCATGAGTTAGGAGCTGCTTCGATTAGTCCTGATGATCCTGTGCCTTCTGCTGACGACTTGGCAGATCAGATCCTTGAAGTTCTAAATTTTTTCGGGCTTGGTGCAGTTATGTGCATGGGAGTGACAGCGGGTGCTTATATCCTTTCCTTATTTGCTACGAAATATAGGAAACGCGTTCTTGGTTTGATACTTGTATCTCCATTATGCAGAGCACCATCTTGGACCGAATGGTTTTATAATAAGGTGATATCAAATATGCTATATTTCTATGGGATGTGTGGTTTGCTAAAGGAGCGTTTGCTTCAGCGTTACTTTAGTAAGGAGGTTCGTGGTAGTGCTGAAGTTCCGGAGTCGGATATAGTTCAAGCATGCAGAAAGTTGTTGGAAGAGAGGCAGAGCTCAAATGTTTGGAGATTTCTTAAAGCAATTAATCGGAGACCTGACATAACTGAAGGCTTGAAGTCACTAAGGTGTCGCACTCTCATTTTTGTTGGGGATAGCTCTCCTTTCCACCGTGAGGCTCTCCACATGATCTCAAAGTTGGATAGAAGAAATAGTGCCTTAGTAGAGGTCCAGGCTTGTGGATCGATGGTGACAGAGGAGCAGCCACATGCAATGTTGATACCCATGGAGTACTTCTTCATGGGGTATGGTTTTTACAGACCGTGTCATTTCAGAGAGAGCCCTAGGAGCCCACTCATCCCATCTTGCATCTCCCCGGAGCTTCTCTCCCCGGAAAGCATGGGTCTGAAGCTAAAACCAATCAAGACCCGTGTGTCGCTCAGATTATAA